A stretch of Kaistella flava (ex Peng et al. 2021) DNA encodes these proteins:
- a CDS encoding type IX secretion system plug protein domain-containing protein: protein MKYLQSFLLCFSAFFFAQDIRSVQMFNPQTNDETPVIGFNEQLILRFDDLSNSSNIYRYTLKHFDRNWKDDGLFFTEFANGSLNGMIDQFQYSFNTLQAYTNYTLTFPNDKIQPKISGNFELVVYQDSASKPLFTKRFCVVEDGANVGVNVTRTSDARNPNINQRVEVQAIGNSSAMSSNLNSLTLNVIQNNNWNMGVYNQKQSSSLGNKILFQQMNLVFPGNNEFYYFDNKNMNQPFDMVAQSENVDGVNYTYLHSVWAFPMNYQYQPDVNGAYYFRRNDLGIERNAEREADYSWVTFSLDSEKTNKEIYVVGGFNDFKATKENQMIYDETAKKYIAKIYLKQGFYNYVLATKNADGTLNLGEINGNFWQTENLYQAFLYYQPFGRSYDGLLAYGEFRTPVR, encoded by the coding sequence ATGAAATATTTACAATCTTTCCTTTTGTGTTTCAGTGCATTTTTCTTTGCACAGGATATTCGCAGCGTTCAAATGTTCAATCCGCAAACCAATGACGAAACGCCGGTTATCGGTTTTAATGAACAGTTGATTTTGCGTTTTGATGATTTGTCGAATTCCAGTAATATCTACCGATACACGTTAAAACATTTTGACCGTAATTGGAAAGATGATGGTTTGTTTTTCACCGAATTCGCGAATGGAAGTTTAAATGGAATGATTGACCAATTTCAATATTCGTTCAATACTTTGCAGGCTTATACCAATTACACATTGACGTTCCCGAACGATAAGATTCAGCCGAAGATTTCCGGTAATTTTGAATTGGTTGTTTATCAGGATTCAGCGAGTAAACCACTTTTCACTAAAAGATTTTGTGTGGTAGAAGATGGTGCAAATGTGGGTGTAAATGTTACCCGAACTTCGGATGCGAGAAATCCAAACATCAACCAAAGAGTAGAAGTGCAGGCGATTGGAAACAGTTCGGCGATGAGTTCTAATCTCAATTCTTTGACATTAAATGTCATTCAAAATAATAACTGGAACATGGGCGTTTATAATCAAAAACAAAGTTCTTCGCTGGGTAATAAAATTCTTTTTCAACAAATGAATTTGGTCTTTCCGGGTAATAACGAATTTTATTATTTTGATAATAAGAATATGAATCAGCCATTTGATATGGTCGCTCAGTCAGAAAATGTAGATGGTGTGAATTATACGTATCTTCACTCAGTTTGGGCGTTCCCAATGAATTATCAATATCAGCCAGACGTGAATGGCGCTTATTATTTCCGTAGAAATGATTTGGGTATTGAAAGAAATGCGGAAAGAGAAGCGGATTACTCTTGGGTCACTTTCTCTTTAGATTCAGAAAAAACCAATAAAGAAATTTATGTCGTTGGTGGTTTTAACGACTTTAAAGCGACTAAAGAAAACCAGATGATTTATGATGAAACTGCAAAAAAATATATCGCAAAAATCTATTTAAAACAGGGATTCTACAACTATGTTTTAGCTACCAAAAATGCTGATGGAACTTTGAATCTAGGAGAAATAAACGGTAATTTCTGGCAGACAGAAAATTTGTATCAAGCCTTTTTATATTACCAACCTTTCGGTAGAAGTTACGATGGCTTGTTGGCTTATGGTGAGTTTAGAACGCCGGTGAGATAG
- a CDS encoding NifU family protein, with protein sequence MRPIIIEPTENPKVMKFVADYNLIPGSLELDRNSDIKEIPLAQELFKYPFVERVFITANFIAVAKQDGVDWENLVEPLKTVIVDELEANPRIYLQKKNDEYLIYAEMTPNPMVMKFVSNKALMDGFIEVKSREEAGEVPLAKAIFDEYDFAKEVFISDNFVAITKNVSVEWHEVMVTVRAFVSDYLQNGGAVSNVAPQKHESPAAGIMNREYTEDEQKISDILTEYVAPAVEGDGGKISLMEYDAETKTAKMLLQGACSGCPSSTATLKGGIENILKQFLPELVEKVEAVNG encoded by the coding sequence ATGAGACCAATTATTATAGAGCCAACAGAAAACCCAAAAGTGATGAAGTTTGTAGCCGATTACAACTTGATTCCCGGTTCTCTGGAACTCGACCGAAATTCTGACATTAAGGAAATCCCTTTAGCTCAGGAACTTTTCAAATATCCTTTTGTAGAAAGAGTTTTCATAACGGCCAACTTTATTGCTGTTGCGAAACAAGATGGTGTTGACTGGGAAAATCTGGTTGAACCTTTAAAAACCGTTATTGTTGATGAATTAGAGGCGAACCCAAGAATTTATCTTCAGAAGAAAAATGATGAATATCTGATTTATGCAGAAATGACTCCCAATCCAATGGTGATGAAATTCGTTTCTAATAAAGCATTAATGGATGGTTTCATCGAAGTTAAATCCCGTGAAGAAGCAGGTGAAGTTCCTTTAGCAAAAGCTATTTTTGATGAATATGATTTTGCTAAAGAAGTATTTATTTCAGATAATTTCGTTGCAATTACCAAAAACGTATCTGTTGAATGGCATGAAGTAATGGTTACGGTTAGAGCATTTGTATCAGATTATCTTCAAAATGGTGGTGCTGTTTCTAATGTAGCTCCACAGAAACATGAAAGTCCGGCAGCGGGAATCATGAACAGAGAATATACGGAAGACGAACAGAAAATTTCTGATATTTTAACTGAATATGTCGCTCCAGCGGTAGAAGGTGACGGTGGAAAAATATCGTTAATGGAATATGACGCAGAAACGAAAACTGCTAAAATGTTATTGCAAGGTGCGTGTTCTGGTTGCCCAAGTTCTACAGCTACTTTAAAAGGTGGAATTGAAAATATTCTGAAACAGTTTTTACCTGAATTGGTAGAGAAAGTGGAAGCGGTGAATGGTTGA
- the hemH gene encoding ferrochelatase — MSKKGILLVNLGSPRSTKVEDVREYLDEFLMDEKVIDYRWFFRTLLVRGIILNTRPKKSAEAYKTVWTDEGSPLIFITERIKKKLEKIIDVPVEIGMRYAEPSIETGIRKLTEQGVTEIVLFPLYPQYAMSTTETVIDKAEEVRKKHFPDIKINYVQPFYNREIYIDCLAESIREKLPETFDALQFSYHGVPERHIFKTDPTKTCNLNDCCSRDSNPSHQFCYRHQCFKVTEEVIKKLNLPKEKVMVTFQSRLGNDKWMEPYTDTTLEGLGKKGIKNLAIVCPAFVSDCLETLEEISVEGKEQFMHGGGETYNYIPCLNDEDRWIDVVKTLCEEKLHEFYLV, encoded by the coding sequence ATGTCAAAAAAAGGAATTTTATTAGTTAATCTTGGGTCACCACGATCGACGAAAGTTGAGGATGTTAGGGAGTATCTGGATGAGTTTTTAATGGATGAAAAGGTGATTGATTATCGCTGGTTTTTCCGAACATTGTTGGTACGTGGGATTATTTTGAATACGCGTCCGAAAAAATCTGCTGAAGCCTACAAAACAGTTTGGACGGATGAAGGTTCGCCTTTAATTTTCATAACAGAAAGAATTAAAAAGAAACTCGAAAAGATTATTGATGTTCCCGTAGAAATCGGAATGCGTTACGCTGAACCAAGCATTGAAACTGGAATCAGAAAACTGACGGAACAAGGCGTTACGGAAATCGTTCTCTTCCCACTCTATCCGCAATATGCGATGAGCACAACGGAAACAGTGATCGACAAAGCAGAAGAGGTGCGCAAGAAACATTTCCCTGATATTAAAATTAATTACGTTCAGCCTTTTTATAACCGTGAAATCTATATCGATTGTTTAGCAGAAAGTATCCGCGAGAAATTACCGGAAACTTTTGATGCTTTGCAGTTTTCTTATCACGGAGTTCCGGAAAGACATATTTTTAAAACCGATCCAACCAAAACCTGTAATCTAAACGACTGTTGTTCTCGAGATAGTAATCCGAGTCATCAGTTTTGCTACAGACATCAGTGTTTCAAAGTGACGGAAGAGGTGATCAAGAAATTAAATTTACCCAAAGAAAAAGTGATGGTTACTTTCCAGTCCCGTTTAGGAAATGACAAATGGATGGAACCTTACACAGATACAACTTTGGAAGGTTTAGGTAAAAAAGGAATTAAAAACCTGGCAATTGTTTGTCCGGCTTTTGTATCTGATTGTTTAGAAACTTTGGAAGAAATTTCAGTGGAAGGTAAAGAACAGTTTATGCATGGTGGTGGTGAAACCTACAATTACATTCCCTGTTTAAATGATGAAGACCGTTGGATTGACGTGGTGAAAACTTTGTGCGAAGAGAAATTGCACGAGTTTTATTTGGTGTAA
- a CDS encoding gamma carbonic anhydrase family protein, with protein MALVKELLGKTPQIGNDTFLAETATIIGDVTMGENCSIWYNAVIRGDVNYIKMGDKVNVQDNVMLHCTYEKFPLVIGDNVSIGHNAIVHGCTIHDNVLIGMGAIVMDDCLVESNSIVGAGSVVTQGTHIKSGEVWAGAPARKIKDMSTELLEGEVNRIANNYVKYSSWYKESISL; from the coding sequence ATGGCACTTGTAAAAGAACTTTTAGGAAAAACTCCACAAATCGGAAACGATACTTTTTTAGCAGAAACAGCAACTATTATTGGTGATGTAACCATGGGTGAAAACTGCAGTATCTGGTATAACGCAGTCATTCGTGGTGATGTGAATTATATTAAAATGGGCGATAAAGTGAATGTTCAGGATAATGTGATGTTGCACTGTACATACGAAAAATTCCCACTCGTAATTGGTGATAATGTTTCCATCGGACATAACGCAATCGTTCATGGTTGCACAATTCATGATAATGTTTTAATCGGAATGGGCGCAATTGTGATGGATGATTGTTTGGTAGAAAGCAACTCGATTGTTGGTGCCGGTTCGGTGGTCACTCAGGGAACGCATATTAAATCTGGTGAAGTTTGGGCGGGAGCTCCAGCACGCAAAATTAAAGATATGTCCACTGAATTATTGGAAGGAGAAGTAAACAGAATCGCCAATAATTACGTTAAATATTCTTCCTGGTATAAAGAAAGTATCAGTTTGTAA